Proteins from a single region of Syngnathus typhle isolate RoL2023-S1 ecotype Sweden linkage group LG10, RoL_Styp_1.0, whole genome shotgun sequence:
- the si:dkey-82o10.4 gene encoding m-AAA protease-interacting protein 1, mitochondrial gives MLRIGRLAACRWLAANSPEMCSRRSGLACSRSRCPVQGFSRQAQFKNSGKLALTGDRTFCSQRGADGSSGRQPDISVVGIPDPITWIRCKVTLLLVELLFGLDVNSDDFERGVKQALVHISSLMSKGKYFELIGVVSVEMIRYIEERCQPLPQHHRQHLAVSMDDIIFVLPEDISVVFDTHGRKFCTIVMRLWYLTTLDGPEDPEGTRIFRVSPGPDGVRPKKVATAVYEFHREMTKGASQDWMVTTVWHWNWKPTD, from the exons ATGCTGCGGATCGGCCGCCTCGCGGCGTGCCGGTGGCTGGCGGCGAACTCACCCGAGATGTGCAGCCGGAGGAGCGGCCTGGCGTGCAGCAGGTCCCGGTGTCCCGTGCAGGGATTCAGTCGGCAGGCGCAGTTTAAGAACAGTGGGAAGCTTGCGCTCACCGGGGACAGGACGTTCTGCTCGCAACGCGGAGCTGACGGGAGCTCCGGTCGGCAGCCTGACATCTCGGTGGTGGGCATCCCGGATCCGATCACATGGATCCGGTGTAAAGTGACCCTGCTCCTCGTTGAGCTACTCTTCGGGCTAGATGTCAACTCGGATGACTTTGAAAGGGGAGTGAAGCAG GCATTGGTGCACATCTCCAGCTTGATGTCCAAAGGGAAATACTTTGAACTCATCGGCGTGGTTTCCGTTGAG ATGATCCGATACATCGAGGAGAGGTGTCAGCCTCTCCCTCAGCATCATAGGCAGCATCTGGCCGTCTCCATGGATGACATCATATTTGTGTTACCGGAGGACATCTCTGTCGTTTTTGATACGCATG GTAGAAAGTTTTGCACTATCGTCATGAGGCTTTGGTATCTGACGACGCTGGACGGTCCCGAAGACCCCGAAGGCACCAGGATATTCCGAGTGTCTCCCGGCCCAGACGGCGTCAGACCGAAGAAAGTAGCCACAGCCGTCTACGA GTTCCATCGGGAGATGACGAAAGGAGCATCTCAGGACTGGATGGTGACCACTGTTTGGCACTGGAACTGGAAACCAACTGACTGA
- the efhb gene encoding EF-hand domain-containing family member B isoform X1, translated as MEIISQSGVNMSDAMRIAQMPRAGKRVPFRDTVAACFQEIKRAPTPPPVRKYHNSNRPGPGVIRVHPGKADDPKVAEALVHGVRTKASLSAAVTLNPPPLSNFQQKLLEFSEADYASHKTAPLGRSADPTGLPAWYNENTRFGIPSHRDVDIGQVIHPSKTLDQLEKEEQVGHEAYVHSHNSYFVGEQIDRKYNYNKDGCFGIPTPYCTDGRYVGESLHWFGESTRVYNPNPVWKRSPDSREKLKQQIGNVDNNTRRGTKSKVPPNRSFGIVIPQDEYNVGDLIHSGRQPAGKRARGDERQRCLASAVRNRLQQINLQNFPSLLQAFKHYDKKGKGRIDKEDLQEVCRHFKVVVSDAVLDEVLNECDLDRDGFINFLEFANFLNMKKKMPLDRRDQDLVVDSESYKCTISENESQSNLFLSIYSAQFQTDSDKLPGSGPLLKPNDLEPFKTGSSKKTVRTLRRPELLSDRFITSASFIGAAARKPQESDTRIYGIPSVRKDIAAPPIRKITDHVNYGDMTTVMDLLLPSVYGRQGVYRDHFFLPRSKKEIAEIFRNLGENISEETFEEAWKLASTRHPHGEVCVETFRTVLEEIKAL; from the exons AACGAGTGCCTTTCAGGGACACAGTAGCTGCTTGTTTTCAAGAAATAAAAAGG GCCCCGACGCCACCTCCGGTTCGAAAGTACCACAACAGCAACAGACCGGGGCCCGGTGTGATCCGAGTGCATCCCGGGAAGGCCGATGACCCAAAAGTGGCCGAGGCGCTTGTTCACGGCGTCCGCACGAAGGCTTCGCTATCG GCCGCGGTCACACTCAACCCGCCACCTCTCAGCAACTTCCAACAGAAGCTGCTAGAGTTCAGTGAGGCCGACTACGCCTCGCACAAGACGGCGCCACTGGGCCGCTCGGCAGACCCCACCGGACTTCCCGCCTGGTACAACGAGAACACCAGGTTTGGAATTCCATCTCATCGAG ATGTGGATATCGGCCAAGTTATCCATCCTTCTAAAACTTTGGATCAGTTGGAAAAGGAGGAACAAGTGGGGCACGAGGCTTATGTTCACAGTCACAACAGTTATTTTGTCG GTGAGCAAATTGACAGGAAGTACAACTATAACAAAGACGGCTGCTTCGGGATCCCGACGCCTTATTGCACCGACGGACGCTACGTCGGCGAAAGTCTGCATTGGTTTGGAGAATCCACCAG GGTGTACAATCCAAACCCCGTGTGGAAGAGATCTCCGGACAGCAGGGAAAAGTTAAAACAACAAATTGGGAACGTGGACAACAACACGAG GAGAGGAACCAAATCCAAAGTGCCTCCCAACCGTTCCTTCGGAATTGTCATACCGCAAGACGAATACA ATGTCGGAGATCTGATCCACTCGGGGCGTCAGCCGGCGGGCAAGCGAGCGCGAGGCGACGAGCGCCAGCGTTGCCTGGCCAGCGCCGTGCGGAACCGCCTTCAACAGATCAACTTGCAGAACTTCCCGTCTTTGCTGCAAGCCTTCAAGCACTACGACAAG AAAGGCAAAGGTCGCATCGATAAGGAGGACCTGCAGGAAGTGTGCCGGCACTTCAAGGTGGTCGTCAGCGACGCCGTTCTGGACGAGGTGTTGAACGAATGCGACCTCGACCGAGACGGATTCATCAACTTCCTGGAGTTTGCCAACTTCCTCAACATGAAGAAAAAGATGCCGTTGGACAGGCGAGATCAGGACCTGGTCGTGGACAGTGAGTCCTACAAGTGCACAATTTCTGAAAACGAAAGCCAGTCCAATTTATTTTTGAGTATCTATTCAGCCCAGTTCCAGACCGACTCAGACAAACTTCCTGGTTCTGGTCCTTTGTTGAAACCCAATGACCTGGAGCCTTTCAAGACTGGCAGCTCAAAGAAGACCGTGAGAACTCTCAGACGACCCGAGTTACTTTCAGACCGCTTCATCACCTCTGCCTCCTTCATCGGGGCCGCTGCCAGGAAGCCGCAAGAATCCG ACACTCGCATCTATGGCATACCGTCGGTCCGCAAGGACATTGCGGCCCCGCCCATTCGGAAGATCACCGACCATGTCAATTACGGCGACATGACCACGGTGATGGATCTGCTGCTGCCGTCAGTGTACGGACGTCAGGGGGTCTATCGGGACCACTTCTTCCTCCCGCGCTCCAAGAAAGAA ATTGCTGAGATCTTCAGGAACCTGGGCGAAAATATTTCCGAGGAGACGTTCGAGGAGGCTTGGAAGCTGGCGTCCACGAGGCATCCCCACGGCGAGGTCTGCGTGGAAACCTTTCGAACGGTACTCGAGGAAATCAAGGCTTTGTAG
- the efhb gene encoding EF-hand domain-containing family member B isoform X2 — protein sequence MEIISQSGVNMSDAMRIAQMPRAGKRVPFRDTVAACFQEIKRAPTPPPVRKYHNSNRPGPGVIRVHPGKADDPKVAEALVHGVRTKASLSAAVTLNPPPLSNFQQKLLEFSEADYASHKTAPLGRSADPTGLPAWYNENTRFGIPSHRDVDIGQVIHPSKTLDQLEKEEQVGHEAYVHSHNSYFVGEQIDRKYNYNKDGCFGIPTPYCTDGRYVGESLHWFGESTRVYNPNPVWKRSPDSREKLKQQIGNVDNNTRRGTKSKVPPNRSFGIVIPQDEYNVGDLIHSGRQPAGKRARGDERQRCLASAVRNRLQQINLQNFPSLLQAFKHYDKKGKGRIDKEDLQEVCRHFKVVVSDAVLDEVLNECDLDRDGFINFLEFANFLNMKKKMPLDRRDQDLVVDTQFQTDSDKLPGSGPLLKPNDLEPFKTGSSKKTVRTLRRPELLSDRFITSASFIGAAARKPQESDTRIYGIPSVRKDIAAPPIRKITDHVNYGDMTTVMDLLLPSVYGRQGVYRDHFFLPRSKKEIAEIFRNLGENISEETFEEAWKLASTRHPHGEVCVETFRTVLEEIKAL from the exons AACGAGTGCCTTTCAGGGACACAGTAGCTGCTTGTTTTCAAGAAATAAAAAGG GCCCCGACGCCACCTCCGGTTCGAAAGTACCACAACAGCAACAGACCGGGGCCCGGTGTGATCCGAGTGCATCCCGGGAAGGCCGATGACCCAAAAGTGGCCGAGGCGCTTGTTCACGGCGTCCGCACGAAGGCTTCGCTATCG GCCGCGGTCACACTCAACCCGCCACCTCTCAGCAACTTCCAACAGAAGCTGCTAGAGTTCAGTGAGGCCGACTACGCCTCGCACAAGACGGCGCCACTGGGCCGCTCGGCAGACCCCACCGGACTTCCCGCCTGGTACAACGAGAACACCAGGTTTGGAATTCCATCTCATCGAG ATGTGGATATCGGCCAAGTTATCCATCCTTCTAAAACTTTGGATCAGTTGGAAAAGGAGGAACAAGTGGGGCACGAGGCTTATGTTCACAGTCACAACAGTTATTTTGTCG GTGAGCAAATTGACAGGAAGTACAACTATAACAAAGACGGCTGCTTCGGGATCCCGACGCCTTATTGCACCGACGGACGCTACGTCGGCGAAAGTCTGCATTGGTTTGGAGAATCCACCAG GGTGTACAATCCAAACCCCGTGTGGAAGAGATCTCCGGACAGCAGGGAAAAGTTAAAACAACAAATTGGGAACGTGGACAACAACACGAG GAGAGGAACCAAATCCAAAGTGCCTCCCAACCGTTCCTTCGGAATTGTCATACCGCAAGACGAATACA ATGTCGGAGATCTGATCCACTCGGGGCGTCAGCCGGCGGGCAAGCGAGCGCGAGGCGACGAGCGCCAGCGTTGCCTGGCCAGCGCCGTGCGGAACCGCCTTCAACAGATCAACTTGCAGAACTTCCCGTCTTTGCTGCAAGCCTTCAAGCACTACGACAAG AAAGGCAAAGGTCGCATCGATAAGGAGGACCTGCAGGAAGTGTGCCGGCACTTCAAGGTGGTCGTCAGCGACGCCGTTCTGGACGAGGTGTTGAACGAATGCGACCTCGACCGAGACGGATTCATCAACTTCCTGGAGTTTGCCAACTTCCTCAACATGAAGAAAAAGATGCCGTTGGACAGGCGAGATCAGGACCTGGTCGTGGACA CCCAGTTCCAGACCGACTCAGACAAACTTCCTGGTTCTGGTCCTTTGTTGAAACCCAATGACCTGGAGCCTTTCAAGACTGGCAGCTCAAAGAAGACCGTGAGAACTCTCAGACGACCCGAGTTACTTTCAGACCGCTTCATCACCTCTGCCTCCTTCATCGGGGCCGCTGCCAGGAAGCCGCAAGAATCCG ACACTCGCATCTATGGCATACCGTCGGTCCGCAAGGACATTGCGGCCCCGCCCATTCGGAAGATCACCGACCATGTCAATTACGGCGACATGACCACGGTGATGGATCTGCTGCTGCCGTCAGTGTACGGACGTCAGGGGGTCTATCGGGACCACTTCTTCCTCCCGCGCTCCAAGAAAGAA ATTGCTGAGATCTTCAGGAACCTGGGCGAAAATATTTCCGAGGAGACGTTCGAGGAGGCTTGGAAGCTGGCGTCCACGAGGCATCCCCACGGCGAGGTCTGCGTGGAAACCTTTCGAACGGTACTCGAGGAAATCAAGGCTTTGTAG